A portion of the Avibacterium sp. 20-132 genome contains these proteins:
- a CDS encoding NRAMP family divalent metal transporter yields the protein MIKNRSALLGAAFLMATSAIGPGFLTQTATFTQTLFASFGFVILLSILLDIGAQLNIWRIVAVSEKKAQDIANAVLPGAGYFLAVLIVMGGLAFNIGNVGGAGLGLNILTGLPAETGAIISGAIAVGIFLFKEAGKIMDRFAQVMGFVMIALTIYVALNAQPPIAEAAVHTFMPEKLDVIAIVTLVGGTVGGYITFAGAHRLLDAGITGKDALKEVSKSSVSAILIASIMRVVLFLAVLGVVSQGVKLDPANPAATPFSHVAGNLGLIIFGIVIWAASITSVIGAAYTSVSFLTTFSPFIAKHRNCWIIVFIVISTAVLATIGKPAQVLVFVGTLNGLILPISLGLILLAAHRSKIVGDYKHPVWMTAAGALVVILMAVLSVMTLSKYIGNLMA from the coding sequence ATGATAAAAAACCGCAGTGCATTATTAGGTGCCGCTTTTCTGATGGCAACTTCTGCGATTGGACCCGGCTTTTTAACTCAAACCGCAACTTTCACCCAAACTTTATTCGCAAGCTTCGGATTTGTGATTTTACTCTCTATTCTGCTTGATATTGGGGCGCAATTAAATATTTGGCGTATCGTTGCCGTCTCGGAGAAAAAAGCACAAGACATTGCTAATGCGGTCTTACCGGGGGCAGGCTATTTCTTAGCAGTATTAATTGTAATGGGTGGCTTAGCATTTAATATTGGTAATGTCGGTGGCGCTGGCTTGGGGTTAAATATCCTGACAGGCTTGCCTGCGGAAACTGGCGCGATTATCAGTGGAGCAATTGCGGTTGGTATTTTTCTTTTTAAAGAAGCGGGAAAAATAATGGATCGCTTTGCACAAGTGATGGGCTTTGTGATGATCGCACTGACAATCTATGTTGCGCTTAATGCCCAACCACCAATTGCTGAGGCAGCGGTTCATACCTTTATGCCAGAAAAACTTGATGTGATTGCAATTGTTACCCTCGTTGGGGGAACCGTTGGTGGATATATCACTTTTGCTGGCGCGCATCGTTTACTTGATGCGGGGATAACGGGGAAAGACGCCTTAAAAGAAGTCAGTAAAAGTTCTGTTTCTGCCATTTTGATCGCATCAATTATGCGCGTGGTGTTATTCCTTGCTGTGTTAGGCGTGGTCTCGCAAGGTGTAAAACTTGATCCAGCTAACCCCGCCGCAACGCCTTTTTCTCACGTGGCAGGTAATCTGGGTTTAATTATTTTTGGTATTGTGATTTGGGCAGCGTCGATTACTTCTGTCATTGGGGCGGCTTACACCTCCGTTTCTTTCTTAACCACTTTCTCACCATTTATTGCTAAGCATAGAAATTGCTGGATTATTGTCTTTATCGTCATTTCTACCGCCGTGCTTGCAACTATCGGAAAACCTGCACAAGTGCTTGTTTTTGTTGGAACATTAAATGGTTTAATTCTGCCAATCTCACTTGGATTGATTTTACTCGCTGCACATCGTAGTAAAATTGTCGGAGACTACAAACACCCTGTTTGGATGACGGCAGCAGGCGCGTTAGTGGTGATTTTGATGGCAGTATTAAGTGTAATGACCTTATCAAAATACATTGGCAACCTAATGGCGTGA